In Cryptomeria japonica chromosome 1, Sugi_1.0, whole genome shotgun sequence, the sequence tttcttaattttggcATGTGCATTTGCAGGACCAAGCATTGGATGTTATGCGGCGGAAGCTGAATGATTTGTGGGAGATGATATTTTCCTTACAGGATCAGTCCATCAGGATAGAAAAGGATACAGAGAGAGGGGATGGGGTTAGAGAACTTGAAGATGATTTCAAAATTGAAAGGTTGATGAAAATTTTCAGTTGGCAGTCACATGGGCAAGGAAGTACAGAAGTTTCAGAGGATTGTAAGGAGAAAACAGGGGAAGCAAAGACAAATTCAGTTGATTCTCCTCATGCGCCATGTGCTGCCGCCATTCTTGAACTGAAGGTAAGGCCATTGAAGTTCCTATCCTGAAAAATAACACCACCTCTCAATGGACATGTTTGAACAAAATCCTGATCACAACTTGATGTGTTGTTAAACAGAGGAGGACAGAATGCATATTACAGAAGGAAGCATCTAATGTTATGGCTGCATTTGCTTCATTTCTAGAAAAGGTTTAACTTTCCTAAAGTGCTCCATGATAATATTTGACTTTGTGAAGACTGAATTTCTTTGCCTCATATTTGCGAATGATGGTCTTTTTAAATACTTGATTGGCTTAAAGATCCTGTATATAGTCATAAATTAACCAAATATGAATGAACCTTCTTTCAGTTTGAAGGCTTGGAAAGCTCTGGAGCTATGCTGATGCATGAAGGAATACAGAACAAAGCTCAAGGTTAAAATATCGCGTTTGTTTATTTATTGAATTTTGTATAAGTTCCTTTTTAATTAAATGCATTTTCTGCTTCTCTGAAATGCAGGATTTGcccttgaagatttgaaatttttggTGGAGCAAGCTTCTGCACAAATAAATTCTCTCCAGAAGTCCTTATTTGACCTCTGGCATACTCTTTTGCCTGAAGTTTTGTGTTCTGTAAATATTTCTCCTTCAGATCTGGACCATTATCTTGAGAAGGTGTTTAATCAGACTCGTGGCAGTTACGATATACACATGATTTATGTCATCCTAATTTCTTTCaagtttcttgctttgattttgatttgttgcTTTGTTTGTTTAGGCAAAAACAGAAAGCTCCGTGCTTTTTCCATCAAAACAGTTTGATACTCAGGCATGGAAACAGTGGCTGAGCATGCAGGAACATGCTTTTGAAGCAAATTTCCTGCCAAATCTtcaagatgaaatggaagaagatgggTTTTTCTATAAGCTGCCAGTTGCTGCAACAGAACAAGAGGAACGCCGACTATCAGATATGTCAGATTGCACCTCTATTGCCTCTATTTCTGAACAAAATATTTGGCCTTCTGTTGAAGTTGATACTGCTTCTGCTATAGTAGCTGCAGTGAAGAGAACCGTGGACACGATCATTGCACCTCTTGATACACAAAACTCTGGGTCTAAAGATGGTTCAGAGGAATCTGTTGTAGAAAAATTGCTCAGTGAATTGGAAATTGCTGCAGAAAAAGTAAGTTTTAGTTATACTAATTtactaaatattaaaaaaatagccGATCGATAATACTACTTTGGAGTTGGTTGTAAAAGATTCCCTTCTGTGTAGGTAGTGAACATGGAATCTGAATTGGGAAGGCTTAGGGAGTATATTAAAGAATGCGATAAAAAGGTAAAAGATGCAGAAGAAAAGCTAGCTGAGGCTGTTAAACAAGGAGTTTACAATCAGGTATTTTGGAAAGGCGTGTAAAAATTCTTGTTGTTTGAAAGAACAGGGTAAAATTAAATTTTCTGTATTTGACTGTTGTCTGACTAGGTGTTATATTTTCAGGAAGTAGATGATACCCATCTATTAACCAAGACACCTGaactttattaaaaaatgataACTATCTAATTTGATCTTTTACTCACGCTCGCTGTCTAGCTAAATGGTTTTCTCCACACATAAAATACCCACTTGGTGGTCCTCTTAAAATGGGTAAACTTCTACACAAGTTCAACCAAAACTTGATCTTTTTTGTCATTTCATCTTTGATCTTCCCTATCCAAACCAATTATGTCACTGAATGTGGCCTTATTTCTCTATCCCACTCCATTCAACAAATAAAAAAGAAACTGAACGAGATTTGATGATCAGTTACATGACATGTACAAGTATATATTAAGGAATGGGACTCCATTTTTTTTGATAATTGTACTATGCTCATGACAATATATATTGAAGGAATCATGTGACAACACATTATCCTTACATGTATAGGCAGAAGCAAAGTCAGAAATGGTCGACTTAGCAGAGAAGCTACAGCATAGGGACCACACTTCAGTCGATCACATTCACAATTGTCAGGTAGGTTTACTTTATATTTTCTTATAACATATCAATGCCTGTTGGCTGTCTTTTGTTACAGCTTGGGAATTGTAGTTCACTTGATCTTATTCACAGCTGTAAAATAGCTTTACttgacattttttatttaaatttattgaaatttgtcATATTTGCTTTCATAATGCCATTTTTCTGGACCACAGTTGAATTTTGCAGCAAAAGAAGAGGAGATTGCTCGTCTGCAAAATGATTGTAAGCAGAAAGATGCCATCATAAAAGAGATGACTTTGGCAGTACAGAGATCAAAGGTTCCGCATTGTACTTCATCTTATGCATCTTCCAAATTTATTGATTTGGATGCCATGACATTTCTCACTTACTGTTACTCTTTTTGTTGACAGAGACTAACAATTGTGGAAGAGATCTGTAAGAAAAAGAATTCTACTATCCGGAGACTGAAAGAGGATCTGATTAGTCTAGAAGAGAAGGTGGAACTTTTTTATGTTAAATTCCATCTTAATTATGACTGTCCTGTTATTTCATCTTTCTTTAGATTGTATTTTCTGTTATTCCATCCTTGATGCTcactttatgttttgattttttacaggTTTCCGAACTAATGAATCTTAAGATACCACCCTCTTTACTTTTGAACAATGAAATTTCCATTCCTCCTGTCATGTCTACCAATTTTCTTTTTGACTTGGACATACCTTCATCACCTGATAGTACTGACAATAATAATGGTTGTCAAATTCAACGTTTGACACTTAAAGGAAATCGGGATTTAGCTGCAAATGGGTACACAAGTTCATATTCTCAAGGTTACAATGAGAAAGAACATGTATCCTCGTCTGCTATTGGAAGATTCAGAAGAGATTCTACTGGAAACAGCAGAAATTCTTCACCTACTTCTGGAAGATTCAGAGGGGAGTCCACTACAACCAGCAGAACTTCATCACCTATATCTGGAAGATCTAGAAGCGTATCATCCACTGGAACTAGTAGAAGTTCATCACCTACTTCAGGAAGATTCAGAAGGTATGCTTTTGGAAATAGCAGAACTGGACAACATAGTTCCAAAGTAAATGCAGCTCAGTCATCACAGACAAGAGATGGTATGTGGAAGAACGGTGCTGACATAAGATATACAAATGAAAACAGAAATTCAGGCTCTTCTTCAGTCTCACAAAATATAAAGAGTTCCAGAAGTGGCAATGTTCTTTCAGGTGTAGACACTAATTCAAACTTGAAATCAAGAAGATCAACACCAGAGCCTGAGGAAGTACAGCGAATTACAAGAAACAATCATTTTAACAAGTCAAAAGACACTTTTGTGCGGAAGAGGTGGATGTAAACTCATTTAGGATATCCTTTTTGATTGAGAAGTCTATATGCTATTATATCTATGCATTCCAACTCCATCACAAACCAAATATTTCAGTATGCAGTATGCTATTATATGTAAGCTAGTTCAATCTGTGACGTGCAGAGAACACCACCTTTGGCAAAGTTTTAGTGGAGTCTGGAGTTTATCTAATATCATAGACAGCAAGAACATTGAACATAACTATTTCTTGCAGTCTCCCTGATTTGTTGATAATTTTTCAGATGCATATTTGTAAATGTAGGATTCTGTTAACTCATGTATCAATAGTCATAGTTTATTCTTTATTCCACCATCTATAAAGCACAATTAGTTGCTTTAATGT encodes:
- the LOC131060921 gene encoding uncharacterized protein LOC131060921, whose amino-acid sequence is MEENRLRRRSTLCPGELRSISGSSTDDVAARVLESGFEEEKMAFEQSIMVKMTPRVGRCRGSTLTRYRMKRFPNDLRSQDAMWRSAVFSMYSAHERRFCDERNDPEGSEWLSLDGCLVDAESDDRIGREFWAEQKITWEQLSPLQRVLTIAVAAAAAASSKRGNEIMLLQRSLHDRDQALDVMRRKLNDLWEMIFSLQDQSIRIEKDTERGDGVRELEDDFKIERLMKIFSWQSHGQGSTEVSEDCKEKTGEAKTNSVDSPHAPCAAAILELKRRTECILQKEASNVMAAFASFLEKFEGLESSGAMLMHEGIQNKAQGFALEDLKFLVEQASAQINSLQKSLFDLWHTLLPEVLCSVNISPSDLDHYLEKAKTESSVLFPSKQFDTQAWKQWLSMQEHAFEANFLPNLQDEMEEDGFFYKLPVAATEQEERRLSDMSDCTSIASISEQNIWPSVEVDTASAIVAAVKRTVDTIIAPLDTQNSGSKDGSEESVVEKLLSELEIAAEKVVNMESELGRLREYIKECDKKVKDAEEKLAEAVKQGVYNQAEAKSEMVDLAEKLQHRDHTSVDHIHNCQLNFAAKEEEIARLQNDCKQKDAIIKEMTLAVQRSKRLTIVEEICKKKNSTIRRLKEDLISLEEKVSELMNLKIPPSLLLNNEISIPPVMSTNFLFDLDIPSSPDSTDNNNGCQIQRLTLKGNRDLAANGYTSSYSQGYNEKEHVSSSAIGRFRRDSTGNSRNSSPTSGRFRGESTTTSRTSSPISGRSRSVSSTGTSRSSSPTSGRFRRYAFGNSRTGQHSSKVNAAQSSQTRDGMWKNGADIRYTNENRNSGSSSVSQNIKSSRSGNVLSGVDTNSNLKSRRSTPEPEEVQRITRNNHFNKSKDTFVRKRWM